A segment of the Rhodospirillales bacterium genome:
AAGTCTGCCCGGTGTTGCGATATTTCGATGCCAGCGCACCCTGAACGGCGGCATCCAGATCGGCATCATCAAACACGATGAACGGCGCATTGCCGCCCAATTCCATGGATGTTTTCTTTACCGTGGCCGCACATTGGGCCATCAGCAATTTGCCAATTTCCGTGGACCCGGTGAACGACAGCTTGCGAACGATAGGGTTCGATGTCAATTCCGCCCCCTGCACGCCGGCCGATCCCGTCACCACATTGAACACGCCTTTGGGAATGCCTGCCCGATGGGCCAGTTCCGCCAGCGCAAAGGCCGAATACGGCGTCTGTGATGCGGGGCGGCACACCACGGTGCAGCCCGCGGCCAATGCCGGTGCGGCTTTGCGCGTGATCATGGCCGATGGGAAATTCCATGGCGTAATGGCGGCAACCACACCGATGGGCTCTTTGGTCACCACAATGCGCCGGCCCGGTACGTTTTCGGGGATGGTGTCGCCATAGACGCGCTTGGCTTCTTCTGAAAACCATTCGATGAACGATGAAGCATAGACCACCTCGCCCTTGGCTTCGGCCAATGGCTTGCCCTGTTCCAGCGTCATGATCGTGGCCAGGTCATCGGCATTATCGATCATCAACTTATACCATTTATGCAAAATGGCCCCGCGTTCCTTGGCGGTTTTGGCACGCCATGCGGGCCATGCCGCGTTGGCGGCCTTGATGGCGGCACGGGTTTGTTTCTGGCCCAGGCTCGGCACCGTGCCCAATTTGCGGTTGTTGGCTGGATTGTTGACCGCAAAGGTCTTGCCATCATCGGCATCAATCCACTGGCCATCCACATAACATTTCTGGCGAAACAGGCTTTTGTCCTTGAGTTTCATCAAGCGTCCTCTCGTATGAAGGGTCGTACATAAATAAGGGTGATAAACGGCCCGCGCACGAATGCTGGCCCTTTAAAAATTTGCGCCACTATACCGCCCGACCCCCCGCCTGTTAACCGCAATAAACAGCCCGGAAAAGATAACCTGCCCGTGCCCCCGCCAGAGACTGCCCGCCAGACCAAAACAACAGTTATGCTTACTGACGTAAGTAAGTATTGATTGACATTGTCTAACGTCAGCGCCTATGGGACAGATTAGGGGCATTGCATAAGAGAGGGTTTCTGGCACATCGTAATGACCCGAAGGGGAATGAAGATGAAACAGAAATCGCAGACAAGACAGACGGGTGCAGCCAAGGCGATCAA
Coding sequences within it:
- the gabD gene encoding NADP-dependent succinate-semialdehyde dehydrogenase, coding for MKLKDKSLFRQKCYVDGQWIDADDGKTFAVNNPANNRKLGTVPSLGQKQTRAAIKAANAAWPAWRAKTAKERGAILHKWYKLMIDNADDLATIMTLEQGKPLAEAKGEVVYASSFIEWFSEEAKRVYGDTIPENVPGRRIVVTKEPIGVVAAITPWNFPSAMITRKAAPALAAGCTVVCRPASQTPYSAFALAELAHRAGIPKGVFNVVTGSAGVQGAELTSNPIVRKLSFTGSTEIGKLLMAQCAATVKKTSMELGGNAPFIVFDDADLDAAVQGALASKYRNTGQTCVCANRILVQDKVYNAFTKKLVAAVKKLKVGDGMKPGMTQGPMIDMKGVEKVEEHIADAVSKGGKVLTGGKRHKLGGSFFQPTVIGNANTKMMVAKEETFGPMAPIFRFKTEAQAIKMANDTEFGLAAYFYARDVGRVWRVAEALEYGIVGINEGIISTEVAPFGGVKESGTGREGSHYGIDEFVEVKYMCMGGVGA